A genomic window from Pseudomonas marvdashtae includes:
- a CDS encoding DUF7683 domain-containing protein — protein sequence MKHEILAFDKSVEPLVFHVVEAFSKKSETLAFEVKLPAGCDAQLKQIMGWSTPLRGDEGYDLSPSQAAAIEALTGKQFYDDDHIFQLTCNVY from the coding sequence ATGAAGCACGAGATCCTCGCCTTCGACAAAAGTGTCGAACCGCTCGTTTTCCATGTCGTCGAGGCCTTCAGCAAAAAAAGCGAGACGTTAGCCTTTGAAGTGAAACTGCCTGCTGGCTGCGATGCACAACTTAAGCAAATCATGGGATGGTCGACACCCCTGCGTGGCGATGAGGGTTATGACCTGAGTCCCAGCCAAGCCGCCGCTATTGAAGCATTAACCGGAAAGCAGTTTTACGATGACGACCATATTTTTCAGCTCACTTGCAATGTTTATTGA
- a CDS encoding S-type pyocin domain-containing protein codes for MAARLVDDALMRGHPIDGLDQFGTLSKIPHDSDIVEAVRNGDLLLVKPGSAGAGGSFMPRSRPAPESVDRAPEQWPLPKPRDDLVFAKSCTAANWCQTGIGTATEAASNFGRIMVAGAMLMPSASTAIASALGADLALGRIAGGGIMQQRLTWAIRGAGGPASVFVLGMLPTKMADGTLHTDDQLRRMSHATTRVRFQFRRDAEGVLQVYGIHSGPTGDDSVRTVQVTWNADQTAMEANLNGITLIWTPQQSPLGSLPPLTYPEDMGRQLGTILVHPIAEDVDSQIDGLPGEDVTADDCILVFPADTGLKSLYVVFARPLGGDHSYYPAPKVLTAFPDARNVKFKSRVQGGGSSRRRWQDKKGRIYEWDSENGRVEVYDRQGAHLGEYDAETGAQTKPAKPGRRVEK; via the coding sequence ATGGCCGCACGTTTGGTCGATGACGCGCTGATGCGCGGTCACCCCATCGACGGGCTGGATCAGTTTGGAACGCTGTCGAAGATCCCCCATGACAGCGATATCGTCGAAGCCGTCAGGAACGGCGATTTGTTGCTGGTGAAGCCAGGTTCCGCCGGCGCAGGTGGCAGCTTCATGCCTCGGTCGAGGCCTGCGCCAGAATCGGTCGACAGAGCCCCGGAACAATGGCCATTGCCCAAGCCCCGGGATGACTTGGTGTTCGCCAAATCCTGCACTGCCGCAAACTGGTGCCAAACGGGCATCGGTACGGCCACCGAAGCGGCCTCGAATTTCGGCCGGATCATGGTGGCGGGCGCCATGCTCATGCCCTCGGCGAGCACCGCGATTGCCTCAGCGCTCGGCGCGGATCTGGCGCTAGGCCGCATCGCCGGTGGCGGCATCATGCAGCAGCGCCTCACCTGGGCCATACGCGGCGCGGGCGGACCGGCCAGCGTCTTCGTCCTGGGCATGCTCCCCACCAAAATGGCCGACGGCACGCTTCACACCGATGACCAGCTACGCCGCATGAGCCACGCCACCACCCGAGTGCGCTTCCAATTCCGCCGCGACGCCGAAGGCGTGCTCCAGGTATACGGCATCCACAGCGGCCCCACCGGCGACGACTCCGTGCGCACGGTACAAGTGACCTGGAACGCCGACCAGACCGCCATGGAGGCCAACCTCAACGGCATCACGCTCATATGGACGCCGCAGCAAAGCCCACTCGGCTCGCTTCCACCGCTGACCTATCCCGAAGACATGGGCAGGCAGCTAGGCACGATCCTCGTCCATCCGATAGCGGAGGATGTCGACAGCCAGATCGACGGCCTACCGGGAGAAGATGTCACGGCGGATGACTGTATCTTGGTGTTCCCGGCGGATACGGGGCTGAAGTCGCTTTATGTGGTGTTTGCTCGGCCTTTGGGTGGGGATCATAGTTATTATCCGGCGCCTAAGGTGCTGACTGCTTTTCCTGATGCCCGCAATGTTAAGTTCAAATCGCGAGTGCAGGGAGGCGGCTCTTCTCGCAGAAGGTGGCAAGACAAAAAGGGACGGATCTACGAATGGGACTCCGAGAATGGGAGAGTGGAAGTGTATGACAGACAAGGCGCGCACTTGGGTGAATACGATGCTGAGACTGGCGCCCAAACTAAACCGGCCAAACCGGGCCGCAGAGTAGAGAAATAG
- a CDS encoding Rieske (2Fe-2S) protein, which yields MSEPSEFHRPGTFAVIIGDQHFQVPHTCPHRAGWLEHGVVNEQRKSITCPLHFSVFSLETGEQLSGPPCGRLEVKRLS from the coding sequence TTGAGCGAGCCATCTGAGTTCCATCGCCCAGGCACATTCGCCGTCATCATTGGCGATCAACACTTCCAGGTGCCGCACACCTGTCCTCATCGCGCCGGATGGTTGGAACATGGCGTGGTCAATGAGCAACGCAAGAGCATCACCTGTCCCTTGCACTTTTCGGTGTTCAGCCTGGAAACGGGCGAACAACTGAGTGGGCCCCCTTGTGGACGCCTTGAGGTGAAGCGCTTGAGTTAG
- a CDS encoding pyocin S6 family toxin immunity protein, with product MHLEITGFFPEDHEDDFIQFELDVGSEFESAIMAILGWESLADEVVGELPLSDAQVRQIERAIQQTLPENLNLFIGVRP from the coding sequence GTGCATCTAGAAATAACCGGCTTTTTCCCAGAAGACCACGAAGATGATTTTATTCAGTTCGAGCTAGACGTGGGGTCCGAATTTGAGTCGGCAATCATGGCTATTTTGGGGTGGGAGAGTTTGGCGGACGAGGTCGTTGGCGAGTTGCCCTTGAGCGACGCGCAAGTTCGACAAATAGAGCGAGCGATACAGCAAACACTACCTGAAAATCTCAATCTCTTTATTGGAGTACGGCCATAA
- a CDS encoding pyocin S6 family toxin immunity protein, with protein sequence MHLCISGFLPDEDEDDSLKFDLDLDEYFNDRIMQLLGHSSLNAMAVGEWLLTKDQIREISDIIGKPLPTDLDLFIGVLV encoded by the coding sequence ATGCATCTATGTATTAGCGGGTTCCTGCCAGACGAGGATGAAGATGATTCGCTTAAATTTGATCTCGATCTGGATGAATATTTTAACGACCGAATCATGCAGCTTTTAGGCCATAGCAGCCTGAACGCAATGGCTGTGGGGGAATGGTTGTTAACGAAGGATCAGATAAGAGAGATATCCGACATCATCGGCAAACCTCTTCCGACGGATCTGGATTTATTCATCGGAGTACTGGTCTAG
- a CDS encoding DUF488 domain-containing protein has translation MIQCKRAYETASAEDGVRVLVDRLWPRNCRKDALVIDEWLPEVGPSHALRKAFKAGGLSFAEFSVAYRRELAGRPEHWWKLVDIARDGTLTLVYAAKSMVENNAVVLAQWLEDEVEKRAEGSSPVCYLSDFPEQ, from the coding sequence ATGATCCAATGCAAACGCGCCTATGAAACAGCGAGCGCCGAGGATGGCGTACGGGTTTTGGTTGACCGCTTGTGGCCGCGTAATTGCCGCAAGGATGCGTTGGTCATTGATGAGTGGCTGCCGGAGGTCGGGCCTTCACATGCGCTGCGCAAGGCGTTCAAAGCGGGGGGGCTTTCATTTGCCGAGTTCAGCGTGGCGTACCGGCGAGAGCTGGCGGGACGGCCGGAGCATTGGTGGAAGCTGGTGGATATTGCCCGGGATGGGACGCTGACGTTGGTGTATGCGGCTAAATCGATGGTTGAGAACAATGCGGTAGTGTTGGCGCAATGGTTGGAGGATGAGGTGGAGAAGCGGGCGGAGGGGAGTTCGCCTGTGTGCTATTTGTCTGATTTTCCGGAACAGTGA
- a CDS encoding DUF4256 domain-containing protein, with the protein MKKQEQDSLIQTLKKRFEDHLNRHPDIPWADVQARLENQPGALKSLQAMEATGGEPDVIGHEPKTDVITFCDCAKESPTGRRSLCYDRAALDARKENKPKGSAMEMAEEMGISLLTEDQYRALQTLGEFDAKTSTWLATPSELRALGGALFGDYRYERVFIYHNGVQSYYAARGFRGLLRV; encoded by the coding sequence ATGAAAAAACAAGAACAAGACAGCCTCATCCAAACCTTGAAAAAGCGCTTCGAAGACCACCTGAACCGTCACCCGGACATCCCATGGGCCGACGTCCAGGCCCGACTGGAAAACCAGCCAGGTGCCTTGAAATCGCTCCAGGCGATGGAAGCCACCGGCGGCGAGCCCGACGTGATCGGCCATGAGCCGAAGACGGACGTGATCACCTTCTGCGATTGCGCCAAAGAAAGCCCGACCGGCCGCCGCAGCCTTTGCTACGACCGCGCGGCGCTGGACGCGCGCAAAGAGAACAAGCCCAAAGGCAGTGCCATGGAAATGGCCGAGGAAATGGGCATCAGCCTGTTGACCGAAGACCAGTACCGAGCCCTGCAAACGCTGGGCGAGTTCGATGCGAAGACGTCCACATGGCTGGCGACACCTTCCGAACTTCGCGCCCTCGGCGGGGCGTTGTTTGGTGACTACCGTTATGAACGGGTGTTCATCTACCACAACGGCGTGCAGTCGTATTACGCGGCGCGTGGGTTTCGCGGGTTGCTGCGTGTCTAA
- a CDS encoding two-partner secretion domain-containing protein: MNRAYRVVWNAVMGAWQVASELVKSHGKDKSRQSLSLFIGVGGGVFASVAAAGGLPSGGTIVAGSGSVNQNGNNMAIHQGSDKLAIDWQSFSIGKGNTVQFFQPGASSVALNRVLGSDVSVIQGALKANGQVFLVNPNGVLFTPSAQVDVGGLVASTLNLSTEDFLAGNYRFSGDSAASVVNQGNINAAQGGTIALIAAKIVNDGNITAHKGNVLLGAGRVVTLDLGGPVQLEVQEGALQALIENGGAIRADAGRILLTARAAETLASTVINNTGLIEARSLDIGENGLVTLMGDHGDVQVAGRIDVSSDTGKGGKIVVTGDRLAIKGGAELDATGAKGGGEIYVGGSWQGKDPAIKQASQTTIAAGAVLDASATDNGKGGTVVAWSDVKKPGSVTRVDGTLKATGGAKGGDGGKIETSGAKLAVSKAADASAKNGKGGLWLLDPDSVTVGPGNGGLTGGANGTEATVGFDAIDTALAGGTDVAIKADNSIHWNGDYTPTSISGDRTLTLQSGHNDGGTGRYVFGNIFLNGDIDASGAGNGNSLALILNGKIALNTDVSLKSNGGNVVFAGVVDSDAVANKRELRVDAGSGSIIFSDMVGGNSALGALYATTSGAGKTFINGARVLTSGEQIYNGAVELGTSQFLNADFENGLVGWKTSIAQFFTGVTVVEGVVSPDDPTLPTTSPTNGNAPSVSPGDQGDMTYKPLTPVAAAGQGKDGGAALLLGTENNSNCLNAPAGCIMRGPSVVSEGTVSLAAGEAVSFDYKPVAGGDTYDVFGYLLNVNTGEYQIILNETGNGTGAVDWKSHTATADRAGTYKFVFVSGSFDQTAGKQVGGSLYVDNIKTNTSGSKGLQGSSITFNGSLNSTDNNLAIKADDINFNGGAGSVTGNGSIALETNTPSKDIAVGGSTGDAPGALELTGSDIGALGDGFTSVKIGGADMTGDISIIEATRINDNLILDAGTGNIHINDQLTVADAPGTGNDDNKPAPVLALQSNGGKIDQTSGGAIVADGLVLLGDGAVHDLDNAANDVNTIASDTGTVRFADVDDLTVGVVTIPDSQSPANPQGVPVAGMTQTGGLNLVADTLTVGQALLTQGDTSLSADEIDLAASVAGGGSLTLKQKTDGLDIHVGGSDDPEVTGPNDPLVLSDADLANIRDGFDKVVIGSDKTRNITVDDEGATFLDDLALVANGALDLLGDLTLEDPEGTDEDGTTGKGLTLSIDAGKGATQATGATITADELALRGEGDFDLGKGHDVGVIAADVGSLKFAGNGNLTVGVVDGTVGITSDEAVTLKTDHDLALVKGITIENGPRDDASQGQTRADDIITLEVAGNTTQSGDAAAKLNASGLVLLDGNYALGNKGNVIGDIASDAGKVQFNNSGNLKVGTLTATHVDGTQTTVTGVNNTGDVSIGTQGNLAINEALTTSGNVFLNVDGKTTQNAKGNITADGLALKGGDFDLRNASNWVGDIASRAKDVNFVNRSDVIVGTLTETALDGTQLDQIVGIGNTGKVQVVTTTGNITLTENVSTTSNASNAIVLNAGQSASAGVAAGGDVKADAGVTVSTGAGGRAVIYTGSLAGSTHMVDVVGSGSGNFRYNSDEQQSNFGRALGNTGVHAVYREQPTLVVSTNGATTQTKPFDGGTTFNGGGFAGFDANGLWNGDTKQMLGQPVYSIGSPDVGSHQINIGGLADLGYLIVSDPANANVTVTQSFDIEAIQQSVADATRVGAQVTSPHAPELNPAQPKPADWSDYGVDDGGLLLVDQGGTPANGAGNGEGDSAAQSQDADSEREMAGNVCADGGVSGGGACAAYPPQTVFVVRGGVRLPGPGLAMRP, from the coding sequence ATGAATAGAGCTTACCGAGTCGTCTGGAATGCCGTGATGGGCGCGTGGCAAGTGGCATCCGAGTTGGTCAAAAGCCATGGCAAAGACAAAAGCCGTCAATCCCTGAGCCTTTTCATCGGCGTGGGCGGCGGTGTCTTCGCCTCGGTCGCGGCGGCGGGAGGGTTGCCTTCGGGCGGCACTATCGTGGCGGGTAGCGGCAGCGTTAATCAGAATGGCAACAACATGGCCATTCATCAGGGCAGCGATAAGCTCGCCATTGACTGGCAGAGCTTTTCCATCGGCAAAGGCAACACCGTCCAATTCTTCCAGCCTGGCGCTTCGTCCGTCGCATTGAACCGGGTGTTGGGCTCGGACGTATCGGTGATCCAGGGCGCGTTGAAAGCCAACGGCCAGGTGTTTTTGGTCAACCCCAACGGCGTGCTGTTTACCCCCAGCGCTCAGGTTGATGTCGGCGGTCTGGTGGCCTCGACGCTCAACTTATCCACAGAAGATTTTCTCGCCGGCAACTACCGCTTCAGTGGCGACAGCGCCGCATCGGTGGTCAACCAGGGCAACATCAATGCGGCACAGGGCGGCACCATTGCCCTGATCGCCGCAAAAATCGTCAATGACGGCAACATCACCGCCCACAAGGGCAATGTGCTGCTGGGTGCTGGCCGTGTCGTGACGCTCGACTTGGGCGGGCCGGTGCAGTTGGAAGTGCAAGAAGGCGCGTTGCAGGCGTTGATCGAAAACGGCGGCGCCATTCGTGCCGATGCGGGCCGAATCCTGCTGACCGCCCGCGCGGCGGAAACCCTGGCGAGCACCGTCATCAACAACACCGGTTTGATCGAAGCCCGTTCCCTGGATATCGGTGAAAACGGCCTCGTCACGCTGATGGGCGACCACGGCGATGTGCAAGTCGCTGGACGCATCGATGTGTCCTCCGACACCGGCAAGGGCGGCAAGATCGTCGTGACCGGCGATCGTTTGGCGATCAAGGGCGGCGCTGAGCTCGACGCCACCGGGGCCAAGGGCGGCGGCGAGATTTATGTGGGCGGCAGCTGGCAAGGCAAGGATCCGGCGATCAAACAGGCCAGCCAGACCACCATCGCCGCCGGTGCCGTGCTCGACGCATCGGCGACCGACAACGGCAAGGGCGGTACCGTGGTGGCCTGGTCCGATGTCAAGAAACCGGGCAGCGTGACCCGCGTCGATGGCACGCTGAAAGCCACGGGCGGCGCCAAGGGCGGCGACGGCGGCAAGATCGAGACCAGCGGCGCCAAGCTGGCGGTCAGCAAAGCCGCCGATGCGTCGGCCAAGAACGGCAAGGGCGGCTTGTGGTTGCTCGATCCGGACAGCGTCACGGTGGGGCCGGGTAACGGCGGGTTGACGGGCGGCGCCAATGGCACAGAAGCCACGGTCGGCTTCGACGCGATCGATACGGCCCTGGCCGGCGGCACCGATGTCGCGATCAAGGCCGACAACAGCATCCACTGGAACGGCGACTACACCCCGACGAGCATCAGCGGCGACCGGACCCTGACCTTGCAGTCCGGGCACAACGACGGCGGAACAGGCCGCTATGTCTTCGGCAATATTTTCCTCAACGGCGATATCGACGCCAGTGGTGCCGGCAATGGCAACAGCCTGGCGTTGATCCTCAACGGCAAGATCGCCCTCAACACCGACGTCAGCCTGAAAAGCAACGGCGGCAATGTCGTATTTGCCGGCGTGGTGGATTCCGATGCGGTGGCCAACAAACGCGAACTGCGCGTCGACGCCGGTTCAGGCTCGATCATCTTCAGTGACATGGTCGGCGGTAACAGCGCGTTGGGCGCCCTGTACGCGACCACCAGCGGCGCCGGCAAAACGTTTATCAACGGCGCCAGAGTCTTGACCAGTGGCGAGCAGATCTACAACGGCGCCGTTGAGCTGGGCACGTCACAATTCCTGAACGCCGACTTCGAAAACGGCCTGGTCGGCTGGAAGACCTCCATCGCCCAGTTCTTCACCGGCGTCACCGTGGTCGAAGGCGTGGTCTCGCCGGATGATCCGACGTTGCCGACCACCTCGCCAACCAATGGTAATGCGCCAAGCGTTTCGCCTGGCGACCAGGGCGACATGACCTACAAACCCCTCACCCCGGTCGCCGCGGCTGGCCAGGGCAAGGACGGCGGCGCTGCGCTGCTGCTGGGTACCGAAAACAATTCCAACTGCCTCAACGCCCCTGCTGGCTGCATCATGCGCGGCCCTTCGGTGGTGAGCGAGGGCACCGTCTCCCTGGCGGCGGGGGAAGCGGTCAGTTTCGATTACAAACCGGTCGCGGGCGGCGACACCTACGATGTCTTCGGCTATCTGTTGAACGTCAACACCGGCGAATACCAGATCATCCTGAACGAAACCGGGAACGGTACGGGCGCGGTGGATTGGAAAAGCCATACGGCAACGGCTGATAGGGCCGGCACCTACAAGTTCGTCTTCGTCTCGGGCAGTTTCGACCAGACCGCCGGCAAGCAGGTCGGCGGCTCGCTGTACGTCGACAACATCAAGACCAACACCTCGGGCAGCAAGGGCCTGCAAGGCAGTTCCATCACCTTCAACGGCAGCCTCAACAGCACCGACAACAACCTGGCCATCAAGGCCGACGATATCAATTTCAACGGCGGCGCCGGCAGCGTCACTGGCAATGGTTCAATTGCCCTTGAGACCAACACCCCGAGCAAAGACATTGCCGTGGGCGGCAGCACCGGCGACGCCCCCGGTGCGTTGGAACTGACCGGCAGCGACATCGGCGCCTTGGGCGACGGGTTCACCTCGGTCAAGATCGGCGGCGCGGACATGACCGGTGACATCAGCATCATCGAAGCCACCCGCATCAACGACAACCTCATCCTGGATGCCGGTACCGGCAATATCCACATCAATGACCAGTTGACCGTGGCGGACGCACCGGGCACCGGTAACGACGACAACAAACCGGCTCCGGTCCTGGCGTTGCAAAGCAATGGCGGCAAGATCGACCAGACCTCCGGCGGCGCCATTGTCGCCGATGGCCTGGTGCTGCTGGGTGACGGCGCTGTTCATGACCTCGACAACGCGGCCAACGACGTCAACACGATCGCCAGCGACACCGGCACGGTTCGCTTTGCCGATGTCGATGACCTGACCGTCGGCGTGGTGACCATTCCCGATAGCCAGTCCCCGGCAAACCCGCAAGGCGTGCCGGTCGCCGGCATGACCCAGACCGGCGGCCTGAACCTGGTCGCCGACACGCTCACGGTCGGCCAGGCCTTGCTCACCCAAGGCGATACCAGCCTGAGCGCCGATGAAATTGACCTCGCCGCCAGTGTTGCCGGTGGCGGCAGTCTCACGCTGAAGCAGAAGACCGATGGCCTGGATATCCACGTGGGCGGCAGCGATGACCCGGAGGTGACCGGACCTAATGATCCGTTGGTGCTGTCCGACGCTGACCTGGCGAATATCCGGGATGGCTTCGACAAGGTCGTCATCGGTAGCGACAAGACGCGCAACATCACCGTCGACGATGAAGGCGCGACGTTCCTGGACGATCTGGCGCTGGTCGCCAACGGCGCCCTCGACCTGCTGGGCGATCTGACGCTCGAGGATCCCGAAGGCACCGACGAAGACGGCACCACCGGCAAAGGGCTGACACTGAGCATCGACGCGGGCAAGGGTGCGACCCAGGCAACGGGGGCGACCATTACCGCAGACGAATTGGCCCTGCGCGGCGAAGGCGATTTCGACCTGGGCAAGGGGCATGACGTGGGTGTCATCGCCGCCGATGTCGGCAGCCTGAAGTTTGCCGGCAACGGCAACCTGACGGTGGGCGTCGTGGACGGCACGGTGGGGATAACCTCCGATGAGGCGGTCACCCTGAAAACCGATCACGACCTGGCGCTGGTCAAAGGCATCACCATTGAAAATGGCCCACGTGATGACGCCAGCCAAGGCCAAACCCGCGCCGACGACATCATCACCCTGGAAGTGGCGGGCAACACCACCCAGTCCGGCGACGCCGCAGCCAAGCTCAATGCCAGCGGCCTGGTGCTGCTGGACGGTAATTACGCGCTGGGCAACAAGGGCAACGTGATCGGCGATATCGCCAGCGATGCGGGCAAGGTCCAGTTCAACAACAGCGGGAACCTCAAGGTGGGCACGCTGACCGCGACCCATGTCGACGGCACGCAGACAACCGTCACCGGCGTGAACAACACCGGCGACGTGAGCATCGGCACCCAAGGCAACCTGGCGATCAACGAAGCGCTGACAACCAGCGGCAACGTGTTCCTCAACGTCGATGGCAAGACCACCCAGAATGCCAAAGGCAACATCACCGCCGATGGCCTGGCGCTCAAAGGCGGTGATTTCGACCTGCGCAACGCCAGCAACTGGGTCGGCGATATCGCCAGCCGAGCGAAGGATGTCAACTTCGTCAACCGCAGCGACGTGATCGTCGGGACGCTGACCGAGACGGCGCTGGACGGCACTCAACTGGATCAGATCGTCGGTATTGGCAACACCGGCAAAGTCCAGGTGGTGACGACGACCGGCAACATCACCCTGACCGAGAATGTCAGCACCACCAGCAATGCTTCCAACGCGATCGTGCTCAACGCCGGTCAATCCGCTTCGGCCGGCGTGGCAGCGGGCGGCGACGTGAAAGCCGACGCGGGCGTGACGGTCTCCACCGGCGCCGGTGGTCGGGCGGTGATCTACACCGGTAGCCTCGCCGGCAGCACCCACATGGTGGATGTAGTCGGCAGTGGCAGCGGCAACTTCCGCTACAACAGTGACGAGCAACAGAGCAATTTCGGCAGGGCGCTGGGCAATACGGGCGTGCATGCCGTTTACCGCGAGCAGCCGACGCTGGTGGTGTCCACGAACGGCGCGACCACCCAGACCAAACCGTTCGATGGCGGAACCACGTTCAATGGTGGCGGTTTCGCCGGGTTTGACGCCAACGGTCTGTGGAACGGCGACACCAAGCAGATGCTCGGCCAACCGGTGTATTCGATTGGGAGTCCGGACGTGGGTTCGCACCAGATCAACATCGGTGGGCTGGCCGATCTCGGTTACCTGATCGTCAGCGACCCGGCCAACGCCAACGTCACCGTGACGCAGTCGTTTGACATCGAAGCCATCCAGCAGAGCGTCGCCGATGCCACACGCGTCGGCGCGCAGGTGACGTCGCCCCATGCCCCGGAGCTCAACCCGGCCCAGCCAAAACCGGCTGACTGGTCTGATTATGGGGTCGATGACGGCGGTCTGTTGCTGGTGGATCAGGGCGGCACTCCTGCGAACGGCGCTGGCAACGGCGAAGGCGATTCGGCTGCCCAGTCCCAGGACGCCGACAGCGAGCGGGAAATGGCCGGCAACGTCTGCGCCGATGGCGGTGTATCGGGTGGAGGCGCCTGTGCGGCCTACCCGCCGCAGACCGTGTTCGTCGTGCGCGGCGGTGTGCGCTTGCCAGGTCCAGGTCTGGCCATGCGTCCCTGA
- a CDS encoding DUF6630 family protein, which translates to MQSRFDPLVHIDWKTPGSDLLGLLQHYYPDIGVFAGPGFEALLDELSNEMPEVCFEALAPLLAGQGYDLWNLDAGGDDYRPVIVPADQRETFAQHWQDQRGEPRFTASLIEPPEPAAAELKPAKPKRGKVKWLQEVHEYPGATYVHEYNYRNGWAAITEQDEDQWLCFLIDYNQWPPAEQDMLEHRTDGVDGADLQLIDADAQRSLWKRRVVRGDYSTDDRYQYEVRQGDEIAAFGPVGVQWPEFEQPCVVVGSEIFERKRIYEPEHLTRIWRITAHSSEVIFEYADELTILPIGAGRLLFMQHNGPKCWTWNQDPPHQAIVAKPMPAEAYKLRAATAYLGGDEILLFSEGARQNVEHTGYQETVLVAWRFNFITGATTRATLDGFGSELRQDTRMLVTQPKQVITLRTFHGQLQVARGHGDWWVWSYRANTFGTQTLAWFWNQVSNEVVKLSTKDIPRIKPEIRYVPAQDRYLAFEADFVARLPAFAEMVETKGSGVLVFE; encoded by the coding sequence ATGCAATCTCGTTTTGATCCATTGGTTCATATCGATTGGAAAACACCCGGCAGCGACTTGCTCGGGCTGTTACAGCATTACTATCCCGACATCGGTGTGTTTGCCGGCCCGGGATTCGAGGCGTTATTGGATGAACTGTCCAACGAGATGCCCGAGGTCTGCTTCGAGGCGTTGGCGCCGCTGTTGGCGGGTCAGGGTTATGACTTGTGGAACCTGGATGCCGGTGGCGATGATTATCGGCCGGTGATTGTCCCGGCCGATCAGCGCGAGACGTTTGCTCAGCATTGGCAGGACCAGCGCGGCGAGCCGAGGTTCACGGCGAGTTTGATCGAGCCGCCGGAGCCTGCCGCCGCCGAGCTCAAACCGGCCAAACCCAAGCGCGGCAAGGTGAAATGGCTGCAGGAAGTCCATGAGTACCCCGGCGCCACCTATGTACATGAATACAACTACCGCAACGGTTGGGCCGCCATTACCGAGCAGGACGAAGACCAGTGGTTGTGCTTTCTGATCGATTACAACCAATGGCCGCCCGCCGAGCAGGACATGCTCGAACATCGCACCGATGGCGTGGACGGCGCGGACTTGCAGCTCATCGATGCCGATGCCCAGCGCAGCCTGTGGAAGCGTCGGGTCGTACGCGGCGATTACAGTACGGACGACCGCTACCAATATGAAGTTCGGCAAGGCGACGAGATCGCGGCGTTCGGGCCTGTCGGGGTGCAGTGGCCGGAGTTTGAACAGCCTTGCGTGGTGGTGGGTTCGGAGATATTCGAACGCAAGCGCATCTACGAACCCGAGCATTTGACGCGGATCTGGCGGATCACGGCGCACAGCAGCGAGGTGATTTTCGAGTACGCGGATGAACTGACAATCCTGCCCATCGGCGCTGGCCGCTTGCTGTTCATGCAGCACAACGGTCCGAAGTGCTGGACTTGGAATCAAGACCCGCCGCACCAGGCCATTGTCGCCAAACCGATGCCCGCCGAGGCCTACAAGTTGCGCGCCGCAACGGCTTACTTGGGCGGTGACGAGATCCTGTTGTTCAGCGAAGGCGCACGGCAGAACGTCGAGCATACGGGTTATCAAGAGACGGTTCTGGTGGCGTGGCGCTTCAACTTCATCACCGGCGCCACGACCCGGGCGACGTTGGACGGTTTCGGCAGTGAACTGCGCCAGGACACACGCATGCTCGTCACGCAGCCCAAACAAGTCATCACGTTGCGCACGTTTCATGGGCAGCTTCAAGTTGCACGCGGGCATGGGGATTGGTGGGTGTGGAGTTATCGCGCCAACACTTTTGGCACGCAGACCTTGGCGTGGTTTTGGAATCAGGTCAGCAATGAGGTGGTGAAGCTGTCGACCAAAGATATCCCGCGGATCAAGCCGGAGATTCGCTATGTGCCGGCGCAGGATCGGTATCTGGCGTTTGAAGCGGATTTCGTGGCGCGGCTGCCGGCGTTTGCCGAGATGGTCGAGACCAAGGGAAGTGGGGTTTTGGTTTTTGAGTGA